One window from the genome of Pararhizobium gei encodes:
- a CDS encoding manganese catalase family protein, with amino-acid sequence MFMRVDKLQANLPAPKRADPNAAAALQELLGGKYGEMSTLGNYMFQSFNFRSKEKLKPFYSLVASITAEELGHVELVSNGVAMLNNGPDIPDADAMDGGDISGAPFEDMKDIRLAAAFLSGAGGAMPVNSNGASWNNDFITTTGNVVIDLLHNFHLECGARLHKLRVYETLTDPTGREVCGYLLVRGSVHAHAYALALKKITGVEIEKFLPTPNIPLAKIPECQKYLDEGSHRRLYTFSPNDYKDMAGIWGNGEVALPNDPPGELEVVDGMPEGGKIHQLVGVPSAFTPDYAPEEMFEIAEKLYKKSR; translated from the coding sequence ATGTTCATGAGAGTCGATAAGCTGCAGGCCAATCTGCCAGCGCCCAAACGTGCCGATCCCAATGCCGCTGCCGCACTGCAGGAACTGCTCGGTGGAAAATACGGAGAAATGTCCACCCTCGGAAACTACATGTTTCAGAGCTTCAATTTTCGTTCCAAAGAAAAACTTAAACCCTTTTATTCTCTCGTCGCCAGTATCACCGCCGAAGAACTCGGCCATGTCGAATTGGTGAGTAACGGCGTGGCCATGCTCAACAACGGGCCGGACATCCCAGACGCCGACGCCATGGATGGCGGCGATATTTCGGGTGCACCCTTCGAGGACATGAAGGACATCCGTCTGGCGGCAGCATTCCTCTCCGGTGCCGGCGGTGCGATGCCGGTGAACAGCAATGGCGCCTCCTGGAACAATGATTTCATCACCACGACCGGCAATGTCGTTATCGACCTTCTTCACAATTTTCATCTTGAATGCGGTGCTCGCCTGCACAAGCTGCGTGTCTATGAAACGCTGACGGACCCGACGGGACGCGAAGTCTGCGGCTACCTGCTTGTCCGTGGTTCCGTCCATGCCCATGCCTATGCGCTGGCTTTGAAGAAGATCACTGGCGTCGAGATCGAAAAATTTCTGCCGACACCGAATATCCCGCTCGCTAAAATTCCGGAGTGCCAGAAATATCTGGATGAAGGCTCGCATCGCCGCCTCTATACGTTCAGCCCGAACGATTACAAGGACATGGCTGGCATCTGGGGCAATGGAGAAGTCGCCTTGCCGAACGATCCGCCGGGGGAACTCGAGGTCGTCGATGGCATGCCCGAAGGCGGTAAGATCCATCAGCTTGTTGGCGTTCCCTCTGCCTTCACGCCGGACTATGCGCCCGAGGAAATGTTCGAGATCGCCGAGAAGCTTTACAAGAAATCCCGCTGA
- a CDS encoding glycosyltransferase family 4 protein: MNPPESPIRVLFVFAWLVVGGEETEVRLLAANLDRTRYRIDVVACFRKPDMPPQTHEQLTALGIDVDITPYDLSFEDTVSYLANKIPGYDVVVSCQNVADIYPALEQLHLRPPLIEHGGLVSEALAGPKHFTTRYVGVCRSIRDAAASVMPGREDDAIEIPSMVDLSEFDPVLRAPIRASLGIADDAILVGWVGRLDPKKNVEDFIEAAALVHAQDKSARFAIVGGPDAFMPDYAVRLQSLAINRGLTGAMTFLGDRKDIPALMSAFDIFAWLSEGEGMPHVIAEAGAAGLPVIATPDNGALQQIDDGISGVFVPYRDPAAVAAAIRILMESPELRARLGRALRSKVERDYSIGAVLPQWEDLLQAMVGERPSAVPLGLFQSFLHGGFESSTHRLRPREGETAGKRLDVIAATYHDVHAAQDYAQLARHSICTVRDGLRWHLIEATPGVYDWSSFLPMLAAARDTGTQVIWDLLHYGWPDDIDIWSPDFVERFARFAGAVAKVVRAKTETVPFYAPVNEISFFSWGGGDAGYLNPFANGRGFELKVQLARAAIAAMDAVLAVDPRARFVHCDPVINVVADPTRPWERGVAEGHRQSQFQGWDLLAGRMWPQIGGAEAYLDIVGVNYYHNNQWIHGGQPMDLGHALYKPLRIILIETYARYGRPIFIAETGIEAGRRADWIRYVYTEVKAAMENGVPMEGICLYPIINHLGWDDDRACENGLLSMNLSGRERFVHSPLAKALMDIQIDFEKQYMASSAFSGSSSL; the protein is encoded by the coding sequence ATGAACCCGCCCGAATCCCCAATCCGTGTCCTGTTCGTCTTTGCCTGGCTTGTCGTCGGCGGGGAGGAAACAGAGGTGCGGCTGCTGGCCGCCAATCTCGATCGCACCCGCTACCGGATCGATGTGGTTGCCTGTTTCCGCAAGCCCGATATGCCCCCTCAAACCCATGAGCAATTGACCGCGCTCGGCATCGATGTGGATATAACACCATACGATCTTTCGTTCGAGGATACGGTCTCTTATCTCGCCAACAAGATACCGGGCTATGACGTGGTGGTCTCCTGCCAGAATGTCGCCGACATTTATCCGGCTCTGGAGCAGCTCCATCTCCGCCCGCCTTTGATCGAGCATGGCGGGCTCGTGTCGGAAGCTCTGGCGGGGCCGAAGCATTTCACCACCCGTTATGTCGGTGTGTGCCGGTCCATTCGCGATGCTGCGGCGAGTGTTATGCCAGGGCGCGAGGACGATGCGATCGAAATCCCCTCGATGGTCGATCTGTCGGAGTTCGACCCGGTTCTACGTGCCCCGATCCGGGCCTCCCTTGGAATTGCGGACGATGCAATTCTTGTCGGTTGGGTGGGGCGGCTCGATCCTAAGAAAAATGTCGAGGACTTTATCGAGGCGGCGGCGCTCGTCCATGCACAAGACAAATCGGCGCGGTTCGCCATTGTCGGCGGTCCGGACGCCTTCATGCCCGACTATGCCGTTCGGTTGCAATCGCTTGCGATCAATCGGGGATTAACAGGAGCAATGACGTTTCTCGGCGACCGAAAAGACATTCCTGCATTGATGTCGGCATTCGATATCTTCGCTTGGCTGTCCGAGGGCGAAGGCATGCCGCATGTAATCGCAGAGGCCGGGGCTGCGGGTCTGCCCGTTATCGCAACGCCTGACAATGGAGCTTTGCAGCAGATCGACGACGGCATATCCGGTGTGTTCGTGCCCTATCGCGACCCTGCCGCCGTCGCTGCAGCGATCAGGATACTGATGGAGTCCCCGGAGTTGCGCGCGCGCCTGGGCCGGGCTCTTCGATCGAAGGTCGAGAGGGATTACAGCATTGGCGCTGTCCTTCCACAATGGGAGGATCTCCTGCAGGCGATGGTCGGTGAAAGGCCGTCCGCCGTTCCGCTGGGCTTATTCCAGTCCTTTCTACACGGCGGGTTCGAAAGTTCAACCCATCGCTTGCGACCGCGCGAGGGCGAGACGGCCGGCAAACGTCTGGACGTGATCGCCGCTACCTATCACGATGTCCATGCGGCGCAAGACTATGCGCAACTCGCACGCCATTCGATCTGCACGGTGCGAGACGGATTGCGCTGGCATCTCATCGAAGCGACCCCCGGCGTCTATGACTGGTCAAGTTTCCTGCCGATGCTCGCTGCGGCGCGGGATACGGGGACGCAGGTGATCTGGGATCTGCTGCATTATGGCTGGCCAGATGACATCGATATCTGGTCGCCGGATTTCGTGGAGCGTTTTGCGCGTTTTGCCGGTGCCGTTGCCAAGGTCGTGCGGGCCAAAACCGAGACCGTGCCATTTTACGCGCCTGTTAATGAGATCTCGTTCTTTTCCTGGGGCGGCGGCGATGCCGGCTATCTCAATCCCTTTGCCAACGGCCGCGGATTCGAGCTGAAGGTTCAGTTGGCGCGTGCCGCGATCGCGGCCATGGACGCCGTGCTTGCTGTCGATCCGCGGGCGCGCTTCGTGCACTGCGATCCCGTGATCAATGTTGTAGCCGACCCCACTCGCCCCTGGGAGCGGGGTGTCGCGGAAGGTCACCGCCAATCGCAGTTTCAGGGCTGGGACCTGCTTGCCGGACGCATGTGGCCACAAATCGGCGGCGCTGAAGCCTATCTCGATATCGTCGGCGTCAACTATTACCACAACAATCAATGGATCCACGGCGGACAGCCGATGGACCTGGGCCATGCGCTCTACAAACCGCTTCGCATCATCCTGATTGAAACCTATGCCCGGTATGGCAGGCCCATCTTCATTGCGGAAACAGGGATCGAAGCGGGCCGGCGTGCCGACTGGATCCGGTATGTTTATACCGAGGTGAAAGCGGCCATGGAGAACGGCGTGCCGATGGAGGGAATATGCCTTTATCCGATCATCAACCATCTTGGGTGGGACGACGACCGCGCCTGTGAAAACGGCTTGTTGTCGATGAATCTTTCTGGCCGGGAGCGATTTGTCCATTCACCTCTCGCGAAAGCCTTGATGGATATTCAGATCGACTTCGAAAAACAGTACATGGCAAGCTCTGCGTTCAGCGGAAGCAGCAGTCTCTGA
- a CDS encoding glycosyltransferase, giving the protein MLTLGRALRERFDITLAAHDGADDRLLSRAARARLAVKSLDDAGSFEKWLKSSGVSLLHVHAGIGWEGHALAQAGAACGIPVVRTEHLPYLLTESGQRAHYARETQVLAHHIVVSEASLASFAANGVDASRMTVVRNGIFALEPKNVRRGTTLGFDGKKVLMTVARFSLQKDHATLIRAMPAVIAADPSVILLLVGQGEEMEAIRALADDLSLGSHVQFMGHRTDIADLMAGADLFVLPSQFEGLPLAVLEAMSIGLPVIATRIGGTIEALGSQHPLLAEPGNPASLAATLIRALNEPEHTKAVGQAGQRRFRADFSAQRMANETAAVYRRFLSEQTSDRQGHVSMHKTRIGFIGVGGIAHRHLDILAGFEDVSLVAFADPDFARAEQAASRFGAKAFDSHKAMLESEALDAVYICIPPFAHGDAERDLIARGIPFFVEKPITLDIELAEEISAAIAGASLITAVGYHWRYLDTVEEARRLLADNPAQLLSGYWLDQTPPPQWWWKNERSGGQMVEQTTHIIDLARYLVGEVADVYGHVGFRDRAEFPGLDVPAVTTASLTFQSGVIANITSTCLLGWNHKVGLNIFADRLAIELTDHDIMVDVGAGRPTRHADGDPVWREDRDFVDAVRGNDNHIRCTYADALETHRVALAVVSAARLGEPIRLAPPSVQRNVLAPLKQQPRNEPPQGLRPGHRMIRSLGIEAPGKAYVFEYEEGPPAEGHVRLETLYTGFSAGTELTFMKNTNPYFHSRFDAGRGVFIESEPDLHYPVPFLGYMEVARVQESRASGFSDGDVFATTYAHKSGHTADPFHDVLVPLPVEIDPILGVFVAQMGPIAANGILHADADALGSNVPFLGAGIAGRRVVVLGAGTVGLMTAFFAQTAGASGVIIADPSEFRRRKAQDMGVQAMTEDEVWQHAKARWHNGGSDRGADVVFQTRAHAQSLHTALKTLRPQGTVIDLAFYQGGADALRLGEEFHHNGLNIRCAQINRVPRGLGTLWDRRRLAGETVRLMKSHGALIREHMITHVIPFDDGPTFLADLVKNRPDFLQIVFKVHE; this is encoded by the coding sequence ATGCTGACGCTCGGGCGAGCGCTTCGAGAAAGGTTCGATATCACGCTTGCTGCTCACGATGGAGCGGACGATAGACTGCTCTCGCGGGCAGCCCGCGCGAGGCTTGCGGTAAAATCTCTCGACGACGCCGGATCCTTCGAGAAATGGCTTAAATCTTCCGGTGTCTCGTTGCTCCATGTTCATGCGGGTATTGGTTGGGAAGGGCATGCCCTTGCCCAGGCTGGCGCGGCCTGCGGAATCCCTGTTGTCCGCACGGAGCATCTTCCCTACCTGCTGACGGAGAGCGGACAGAGAGCGCATTATGCCCGGGAGACCCAGGTTCTTGCGCATCATATCGTCGTGTCCGAAGCTTCGCTGGCCAGTTTTGCAGCCAACGGCGTCGATGCCAGCCGCATGACCGTCGTCCGCAATGGCATTTTCGCGTTGGAACCAAAGAACGTCCGGCGCGGAACAACCCTCGGCTTCGATGGCAAGAAGGTCCTCATGACAGTGGCGCGCTTCTCGTTGCAAAAGGATCACGCGACCCTGATCAGGGCAATGCCAGCGGTTATCGCTGCAGACCCCTCCGTCATCCTGCTTCTTGTCGGTCAGGGTGAGGAAATGGAGGCAATCAGGGCGTTGGCCGACGACCTGTCGCTCGGCTCTCATGTCCAATTCATGGGTCATCGCACGGATATTGCCGACCTGATGGCCGGTGCCGATCTCTTTGTCCTGCCGTCGCAATTCGAGGGCTTGCCACTAGCGGTTCTCGAAGCCATGTCGATCGGTCTGCCTGTCATCGCGACACGGATCGGCGGCACTATCGAAGCGCTGGGGTCACAGCATCCTCTCTTGGCGGAGCCCGGAAATCCCGCGTCGCTGGCGGCGACCTTAATTCGGGCTTTGAATGAGCCGGAACACACCAAAGCGGTGGGCCAGGCGGGCCAAAGGCGGTTTCGCGCCGACTTTTCGGCGCAACGCATGGCCAATGAAACCGCAGCCGTTTACCGGCGCTTTCTCTCTGAACAGACGAGTGACAGACAAGGACATGTTTCCATGCACAAGACACGTATCGGCTTCATCGGCGTCGGCGGAATTGCCCATCGGCATCTCGACATTCTCGCCGGTTTCGAGGACGTTTCCCTTGTAGCTTTTGCAGATCCGGATTTTGCACGCGCGGAGCAGGCGGCATCGCGGTTCGGTGCAAAAGCTTTCGACAGTCACAAGGCCATGCTGGAGAGCGAAGCGCTGGATGCCGTCTATATCTGCATACCGCCCTTTGCGCATGGAGATGCGGAACGGGATCTGATCGCTCGCGGAATCCCGTTTTTTGTCGAAAAACCGATAACGCTCGACATCGAACTGGCGGAAGAGATCAGTGCTGCGATTGCCGGCGCAAGCCTGATCACGGCTGTCGGCTATCACTGGCGTTACCTTGATACTGTCGAAGAAGCGCGCCGGCTTCTGGCGGATAATCCCGCACAACTCCTGTCGGGCTATTGGCTGGACCAGACGCCGCCGCCCCAGTGGTGGTGGAAGAACGAGCGCTCAGGTGGCCAGATGGTCGAGCAGACAACGCACATCATCGATCTGGCACGATACCTTGTCGGCGAGGTTGCGGATGTCTACGGGCACGTCGGGTTCAGGGACCGGGCTGAATTCCCGGGTCTCGACGTGCCTGCGGTCACCACAGCAAGTCTCACGTTTCAGTCGGGTGTCATCGCCAATATCACATCCACCTGCCTTCTTGGCTGGAACCACAAGGTTGGACTGAATATCTTTGCCGACAGGCTCGCGATCGAATTGACCGACCATGACATCATGGTCGACGTGGGGGCCGGCCGTCCTACCCGTCACGCTGACGGCGACCCTGTCTGGCGTGAAGATCGCGATTTTGTCGATGCGGTGCGTGGCAATGACAACCATATCCGCTGCACCTACGCGGATGCGCTGGAAACGCATCGGGTCGCTTTGGCGGTCGTGTCCGCTGCGCGCTTGGGTGAACCTATCCGGCTCGCCCCACCGAGCGTCCAGCGCAATGTTCTGGCGCCGCTGAAGCAGCAACCCCGAAACGAGCCACCGCAAGGCCTGCGGCCGGGCCATCGCATGATCCGCTCACTCGGGATCGAAGCGCCCGGGAAAGCCTATGTCTTCGAGTACGAGGAAGGTCCGCCAGCCGAGGGCCATGTCCGGCTGGAGACGCTCTATACCGGCTTTTCGGCGGGCACCGAGCTGACCTTCATGAAAAATACCAATCCCTATTTCCACTCCCGGTTCGATGCAGGTCGCGGCGTTTTCATCGAAAGCGAGCCCGATCTTCACTATCCGGTGCCTTTCCTTGGATATATGGAAGTCGCGCGGGTCCAGGAATCGAGGGCTTCCGGATTTTCCGACGGCGACGTTTTCGCCACGACCTATGCGCACAAGAGCGGCCATACCGCTGATCCGTTCCATGACGTGCTCGTACCTTTGCCCGTTGAGATCGATCCCATTCTCGGCGTGTTCGTCGCCCAGATGGGGCCGATTGCTGCCAATGGCATTTTGCACGCCGATGCGGACGCGCTTGGAAGCAATGTCCCTTTTCTAGGCGCTGGCATCGCAGGGCGTCGTGTCGTTGTGCTCGGTGCGGGGACGGTCGGATTGATGACCGCTTTTTTTGCGCAGACAGCCGGGGCATCCGGCGTGATCATCGCCGATCCCTCGGAGTTCCGGCGTCGCAAGGCGCAGGATATGGGTGTGCAGGCGATGACCGAGGACGAGGTCTGGCAGCATGCGAAAGCCCGTTGGCACAATGGCGGGAGCGACCGCGGCGCGGATGTGGTTTTTCAAACCCGGGCGCACGCGCAGAGCCTGCACACGGCGTTAAAAACGCTGCGCCCGCAGGGCACGGTGATTGATCTTGCCTTTTATCAAGGCGGCGCGGACGCGTTGCGGCTGGGCGAGGAATTTCACCACAACGGTCTTAACATCCGCTGCGCCCAGATCAATCGCGTCCCGCGCGGGTTGGGAACCCTTTGGGACAGACGCCGCCTTGCGGGGGAGACAGTCCGGCTTATGAAGAGCCATGGCGCCCTTATCCGCGAGCATATGATCACGCATGTCATTCCATTCGATGACGGGCCGACCTTCCTTGCCGACTTGGTGAAAAACCGGCCCGATTTCCTGCAGATCGTTTTTAAGGTCCACGAATGA
- the glf gene encoding UDP-galactopyranose mutase has translation MNLSSSFSSPASPGRKAPLICFSHLRWDFVLQRPQHLMERFSKDRQVFFFEEFIPTDHSLAYLEIHPFAGTTVKSVRPRIPHWWNEHDRERALSQLLDELLALHGASRPILWFYTPMMYSFARHVDASAVVYDCMDELANFKFAPPKLRETEAALITRADVMFTGGHSLYEAKRHLHENIHPFPSSVDVAHFETARTCQDEPSDQRSIAGPKLGYYGVIDERLDLAMIGEVAKARPEFSFIFIGPVVKIAREDLPKAANIHYLGQKNYDQLPAYLSGWNAALMPFARNDATKFISPTKTPEYLAAGRPVVSTPITDVVRHYGELGGVFLAEDAKRFALACDDAIALKKTMPGWLARVDTMLADLSWDGTFVSMRALVEEATTQRLVSRQSAKRDRPKARKPSSNSYDYIIVGAGFAGSVLAERLASDGRKRVLICDRRPHIAGNAYDFQNEDGILVHRYGPHIFHTNSEDVFNYLSRFTAWRPYEHRVLAQVGDRQLPVPINRTTLNGLYSLDLQNEEDAARFLASQAEPCDAILTSKDVVVSQVGSDLYRTFFEGYTRKQWGLDPSQLDKSVTARVPTRTSTDDRYFLDSFQAMPLHGYTAMFEKMLDHDNITVVTGAEYADIRKDTRAAHTIFTGPIDEYFDYRFGRLPYRSLKFQHETHDVAQKLPVAVVNYPSEDVPYTRVTEYKHLTGQIHPKTSMSYEFACADGDPYYPIPRPENQALYKQYEALGRERTDVTFVGRLGTYKYYNMDQVVGQALATYRRMMKPVSGKAVAADTQ, from the coding sequence ATGAATCTCTCCAGCTCGTTTTCCTCTCCTGCATCACCTGGACGCAAAGCGCCTCTGATCTGTTTTTCCCATTTGCGCTGGGATTTCGTGCTGCAGCGCCCGCAACACCTGATGGAGCGCTTCTCAAAAGACAGGCAGGTTTTTTTCTTTGAGGAATTTATTCCCACAGACCACAGTCTTGCCTATCTGGAAATCCATCCCTTTGCAGGAACGACCGTCAAATCCGTCCGTCCGCGGATACCGCACTGGTGGAACGAGCATGACCGTGAACGCGCATTGAGCCAACTGCTGGATGAACTGCTGGCGCTTCACGGCGCTTCACGCCCTATTTTATGGTTCTATACGCCCATGATGTATAGCTTCGCCCGTCATGTAGACGCCTCTGCGGTTGTTTACGATTGTATGGACGAGTTGGCGAATTTCAAATTTGCGCCCCCAAAGCTTCGGGAAACGGAAGCGGCGCTTATTACGCGCGCCGACGTCATGTTCACTGGAGGTCACAGCCTCTACGAGGCCAAACGTCACCTCCATGAGAACATTCATCCCTTTCCGTCGAGCGTCGATGTCGCGCATTTCGAAACGGCGCGAACATGCCAGGATGAGCCGTCCGATCAGCGATCGATCGCCGGTCCCAAGCTTGGCTATTACGGGGTCATCGACGAACGCCTCGATCTGGCGATGATCGGCGAGGTGGCCAAGGCAAGACCGGAATTTTCCTTTATTTTCATCGGCCCGGTCGTCAAGATCGCTCGCGAAGACCTGCCCAAGGCTGCCAACATTCACTACCTCGGCCAGAAGAATTACGATCAACTCCCGGCTTATCTTTCAGGCTGGAATGCTGCCTTGATGCCCTTTGCCCGGAATGACGCAACGAAATTCATCAGCCCGACCAAAACGCCTGAATATCTGGCGGCAGGACGCCCGGTCGTCAGCACGCCGATCACCGATGTGGTGCGCCATTACGGCGAGCTTGGCGGAGTCTTCCTGGCCGAAGATGCCAAGCGTTTCGCGCTGGCATGTGACGATGCCATTGCGCTGAAGAAGACGATGCCTGGCTGGTTGGCGCGCGTCGATACCATGCTGGCGGACCTGTCCTGGGACGGCACCTTCGTTTCCATGCGGGCGCTTGTGGAGGAGGCGACGACGCAGAGGCTCGTTTCCAGGCAATCTGCAAAAAGAGACCGGCCCAAAGCGCGTAAACCATCGTCGAACAGCTATGATTACATCATCGTCGGCGCAGGCTTTGCCGGGTCTGTGTTGGCCGAACGACTGGCGTCCGATGGTAGGAAACGGGTGCTGATCTGCGACCGGCGTCCGCATATTGCCGGCAACGCCTATGATTTTCAGAATGAAGACGGCATTCTGGTTCACCGCTACGGCCCACACATCTTTCATACCAACAGCGAAGATGTTTTCAACTATCTATCCCGTTTTACAGCGTGGAGGCCGTATGAACACCGTGTGCTCGCCCAAGTCGGCGATCGTCAATTGCCTGTCCCGATCAACAGAACGACACTGAATGGTCTCTACAGCCTGGATCTGCAGAACGAAGAGGACGCCGCGCGTTTTCTGGCGAGCCAGGCGGAGCCATGTGATGCGATCCTGACCTCGAAGGATGTGGTCGTGTCGCAGGTAGGCAGTGACCTGTACCGGACGTTTTTCGAAGGGTACACCCGAAAGCAATGGGGACTGGATCCTTCGCAACTCGACAAGTCGGTGACAGCGCGGGTGCCGACACGCACCAGCACGGATGACCGTTATTTTCTGGACAGTTTCCAAGCCATGCCGCTTCACGGCTATACCGCCATGTTCGAAAAAATGCTTGATCACGACAATATCACGGTTGTGACCGGCGCCGAATATGCCGATATCCGCAAGGACACGCGCGCGGCGCATACGATATTTACCGGTCCGATCGATGAATATTTCGACTACCGCTTCGGCCGGCTTCCCTATCGCAGCCTGAAGTTCCAGCACGAGACACATGATGTGGCGCAGAAGCTTCCGGTCGCCGTCGTCAACTATCCGTCAGAGGATGTCCCCTACACACGGGTTACCGAGTACAAGCATTTAACCGGGCAGATCCATCCGAAAACCAGCATGTCCTACGAATTCGCTTGTGCTGATGGCGATCCCTATTATCCGATCCCACGCCCGGAAAACCAGGCGCTTTATAAGCAGTATGAAGCGCTCGGGCGTGAACGGACCGATGTCACTTTTGTCGGACGGCTTGGAACGTATAAATATTACAATATGGATCAGGTGGTCGGCCAAGCATTGGCGACATACAGGCGGATGATGAAACCGGTTTCCGGTAAAGCAGTTGCTGCTGACACGCAATGA
- a CDS encoding FdhF/YdeP family oxidoreductase gives MSEKRPDGIESYTAPAGGWGALKAVANTLARQQIVAEGAMTLLKANQPEGFDCPGCAWPDPKHTSSFEFCENGAKAITWESTAKRAGPDFFASHTVADLWHWTDHKLEDQGRLTHPFVYDPETDRYVPIEWDAAFARIAAGLNSLPSPHMAEFYTSGRASNEAAFLFQLFVRAFGTNNFPDCSNMCHEATSVGLPMSIGVGKGTVTLDDFDHADAIFSFGHNPGTNHPRMMTTLHDAARRGVPIVVFNPLKERALERFAAPQNPVEMATLSSTPIASAYHQVRTGGDLAALKGLMKRIFERDAADIAAGGPGVLDRDFIESHTVGLEALKADIEQTEWPDIIEKSGLSMAALDSAVDVYLKARNVILCYGMGITQHANGTANVQQLANFLMLRGHIGRPGAGICPLRGHSNVQGDRTVGITEIPNAALLDGMEKAFGFRPPAEKGHNAVEAIEAIIEGRSKALVCLGGNLAVAMSDPEATFAGMRKLDLAVHMATKLNRSHLLISKTSIILPVLGRTDQDIQRAGVQSVTVEDSMSMVHASRGFLKPPSDQLRSEPAIVAGLAQTTLGARYGIDWEGMTNNYDRIRDKIETVFPDFHDYNTRVRRPGGFRLTVAASDRVWKTPSGKAEFLVAPGLDEDDRLRDPDALVLTTLRSHDQYNTTIYGLDDRYRGVFGRRDVVFMNRMDLKARGLADGDLIDIEAMGGESARIVAGFTAVAYDIPPGSVAGYYPEMNRVIALADYDKRSGTPAYKGVPVKIRRSA, from the coding sequence ATGAGCGAAAAGCGGCCTGATGGCATCGAGAGTTATACCGCGCCTGCAGGCGGATGGGGGGCTCTCAAGGCGGTCGCCAACACGCTTGCGCGCCAGCAGATCGTTGCCGAGGGTGCGATGACCCTGCTCAAGGCCAACCAGCCTGAGGGCTTCGATTGTCCAGGCTGCGCCTGGCCCGATCCCAAACACACGAGCTCCTTCGAGTTCTGCGAGAACGGCGCCAAGGCGATCACTTGGGAATCGACGGCCAAGCGCGCAGGTCCGGATTTCTTCGCCAGCCATACGGTGGCCGATCTCTGGCACTGGACGGATCACAAGCTCGAGGATCAGGGCCGGCTGACCCATCCGTTTGTCTATGATCCGGAAACGGATCGCTACGTGCCGATCGAGTGGGATGCAGCATTTGCCCGCATCGCCGCCGGACTGAACAGTCTGCCCAGCCCGCATATGGCGGAATTCTATACGTCCGGCCGGGCTTCCAACGAGGCGGCATTCCTGTTCCAGCTTTTCGTTCGCGCCTTCGGCACGAACAATTTCCCCGATTGTTCCAACATGTGTCATGAGGCGACGAGCGTCGGCCTGCCGATGTCGATCGGTGTCGGCAAGGGCACCGTGACGCTGGACGATTTCGACCACGCGGACGCCATCTTCTCCTTCGGCCACAATCCCGGCACCAACCATCCGCGCATGATGACGACGCTGCATGACGCTGCGCGGCGGGGCGTGCCGATCGTCGTTTTCAATCCGCTCAAGGAAAGGGCGCTGGAGCGGTTTGCCGCGCCGCAGAACCCGGTGGAAATGGCCACGCTGTCCTCGACCCCGATCGCGTCTGCCTACCATCAGGTTCGCACCGGCGGCGATCTCGCGGCGCTCAAAGGCCTCATGAAACGAATTTTCGAGCGCGATGCTGCCGACATCGCAGCTGGCGGACCGGGTGTCCTCGATCGCGATTTCATCGAAAGCCATACGGTTGGGCTGGAGGCGCTGAAGGCGGATATCGAGCAGACCGAATGGCCGGACATCATCGAAAAATCCGGCCTGTCAATGGCCGCATTGGACAGCGCCGTCGATGTCTACCTCAAGGCCAGGAACGTCATTCTCTGCTATGGCATGGGTATTACCCAGCATGCCAACGGCACGGCAAACGTCCAGCAGCTCGCCAATTTCCTGATGCTTCGCGGCCATATCGGCCGTCCCGGCGCCGGCATATGTCCGCTGCGGGGACATTCCAACGTCCAGGGCGACCGCACGGTCGGCATCACGGAAATCCCCAATGCAGCGCTTCTGGACGGCATGGAGAAAGCATTCGGCTTTCGGCCACCGGCTGAAAAGGGGCATAACGCCGTCGAGGCGATCGAAGCTATCATCGAAGGCCGGTCCAAAGCCCTTGTTTGCCTCGGCGGCAATCTTGCCGTCGCCATGTCCGATCCGGAGGCCACCTTCGCGGGCATGCGCAAGCTCGATCTCGCCGTCCACATGGCGACCAAACTCAACCGCTCGCATCTGCTGATCTCCAAGACGTCGATCATCCTGCCGGTGCTGGGCCGCACCGATCAGGATATCCAGAGAGCCGGTGTCCAATCGGTCACGGTCGAGGATTCGATGTCGATGGTGCACGCTTCCCGCGGATTTCTGAAGCCCCCGAGCGACCAGCTTCGCTCGGAACCGGCGATCGTTGCCGGCTTGGCGCAGACGACACTTGGAGCCCGATATGGCATTGATTGGGAAGGTATGACCAACAATTACGACCGGATCCGCGACAAGATCGAGACCGTTTTCCCGGACTTTCACGACTACAACACGCGCGTCAGACGACCGGGTGGCTTCCGCCTCACCGTCGCTGCTTCGGATCGCGTGTGGAAAACACCGTCCGGCAAGGCCGAATTCCTGGTCGCACCCGGTCTGGATGAGGACGACCGCCTGCGCGATCCCGATGCTCTCGTGCTGACCACGCTGCGCAGCCATGATCAGTACAATACAACCATCTATGGCCTCGATGACCGCTACCGCGGTGTCTTCGGCCGCCGCGACGTTGTCTTCATGAACAGGATGGATCTTAAGGCTCGCGGTCTGGCCGATGGCGATCTTATCGATATCGAGGCGATGGGTGGAGAAAGCGCCAGGATCGTCGCAGGCTTTACTGCCGTCGCCTATGACATTCCGCCGGGCTCGGTGGCAGGATATTACCCCGAGATGAACCGGGTCATCGCCTTGGCCGATTACGACAAAAGATCCGGAACGCCCGCCTACAAGGGCGTGCCGGTTAAAATTCGCCGATCAGCGTAA